The genome window AGGCTCCTTCCCATGCTTGTTCTTGACTCATCACTCGTAAGCAAAATAAAAAGATATTTTCCCGAAGCGCAAAGGGAGTTTTAAGATTTATTACTCACCTCTAGAATGAACCTCAAGGAATCTAATTGTCCATTTAATCTGAGCGCCTCTGTAAATAATAATCAAAGGATTAAAGTGTTAAAAAACAACTAGAAATTCATCTGGGAACTGCAAATAATGTCTCTTCTTCAAGTTTAATCTTCACGCTGCTCCCAGAATCTAAGCGCACGTTGACAGGCGTTCTAAGCCTTATAAGGTAGCCCGACAACGATATAATGTACTCATAATGATCACCCAGATAAGATCCCGTCTGGATTTTCACGTCTATTACGTTGGATGTCTCAGTGGGATGCGCGAGTCTCACAGCTTCAGGTCTAACGGCAAGGAAAACTTTGCTATCTTTAGTCACTTTTTCTAAGTTTGTCCTGGCTAAAAGTTCAATATTTCCCTCTTCTAGGGCCACCCTGACGAGGCTCTTGTCACGATTCACTATTTCCAAGACATTTCCAGGTATCAATGTGGTTATACCCATGAACTCTGCCACAAATCTCGTGGCCGGAGAGCCATAAATCTCCTCAGGAGAGCCTATCTGCTCTATCCTCCCCTTATTCATTACAGCTATTCTGTCACACATGACTAATGCTTCAGCCTGGTCATGGGTAACGTAAACAGAAGTTATTCCTAGCTCACGCTGGAGTTTTCTAAGCTCGAACCTTACTTGTTCACGAAGCTTTGCATCCAGGTTGCTTAGAGGTTCATCGAAGAGTAATGCTCTAGGCTGGACGACGATTGCCCTCGCAACTGCAACTCTTTGCTGTTGCCCTCCACTCATCTGGTACGGATACCTGTTCAAGAGATCCTGGATTTGTAACAGTTCTGCAGCCCACTGGACACGCCTCTTAATTTCATCTTCTGGAATCTTTCTGAGTCGTAGTCCGAAGGCTATGTTTTCGAAGGCCGTTAGGTGAGGGAAAAGGGCCCAGCTTTGAAAAACCATTCCTAAGCCTCTTTTCTCGGGTGGAAGCTGCGTTATATCTTCCCCGTCGATCAGAACCATTCCACGGTCGGGCTGGGTTAGCCCTGCAATGATACGTAGAGTTGTTGTTTTTCCGCTACCTGAGGGCCCTAGTAGCCCGAAGAACTCTTTGTCCTTAATCTCTAGATATTCTATCTCTGCAGCTACTACCTTTCCCCCGTAATACCCTTTATATATATCTTTAAGCTCTATCCGAACCATTACCTACCACCCGCTCCACCTAGTGAAACAGAAACACGGAAATATTTTTCAGATATGAATCCGCCGATCAGGCTCGGGAAAAGGATAAACAAGCTTACGGCGGCGGCTCGTGGAGGAGAAATCGCATAGCCTCGGATGAGTTCATACACAATGATAGTCAGTGTTTTAATGGAGGGTGCTCCTAGCAGTAGTGTCATTACGAACTCGTTGAGGGATATAGCCATCGAGAAGATGAAGGCTGAGAGGAGCCCTCTCCAAGTTATAGGTAGGTAGACCTTTGTTATTACCTGTAACCTTGTAGCTCCGAATACTCTGGCCACTTCCCCGAGATCCTTTGGAACCTGCATGAAGGATGCCGTTATACTGCGAAGTGAAAAGGGTATTGCAAAGAACATGTGGGCAGGTATAAGAGCGATGAGATTATTCCTTAATCCCAACCAAGTGTAAAGGAATAGGAGTCCTGTTCCAACGACGATAGCCGGTAATGCCATGGTAAGGTTGACGATGGTTTCGGTTAGTATGGCGAATCTGTCTCTATTCATTGCTAGATAGTAGGCCGGAAGTATGCACAAGGCTACTGTCGACAAGGCTGTGAGTGGCGCGAGTATATAGCTGTTAATTAACGCTCCCTGCACATAGGGATCATTTATCATTTTAAGTATCCAGTTCAGACCGATGCGGGAGGGGAAGAGGTCTGTGCCAAAGTACCATTGCTCAGCCAGCGCGTAAAGCACAGCCATGAATACAGGCGCTATGTAGAAGAATAATAGGAAGGTAAGGATAATTATATCCCAGGCTCGTTGTCTATCCATAATTCTATCTCACCTGGTAAACAATCGCTTTTGTTGTATATCTGAAGAAGAAGTATCCTGCAAGAAGCGATAAAATTATGTAGACAAAGCCGGAGGTGAATGCCATCAAGTAGTTGAAGAACAGTGTGACATCGTTTAATATCACGACGCTCAGATATTGGGGCCAGGAGGCGCCAAGAACCAGGGGCGTCGAAACGCCTGTAAGATTATCCAAGAATACTATGGAAGAGGATGCGAGTAGAGCGTATTTTGAAAGCGGGAAATATATCTTTGTAATAACCGTTCTCATTGGCGCGCCAAGTATTCTGGCGGCTTCTACTATCTCAGGGTTGATCAGTTGAAGCGGGCCATAAGTTAAAAGGAATGTGAGAGTAAAGGTATACCACACTTTACCCAGGATGATGCCTATACCGTAAGGATCATTTACTAGATATAGTGGTTCCCGTATTAATCCCAGTTTCTGAAGAAGCCAGTTAATCCCTATGGCTAGATATCCTTTAGGCCAGAGAAGGGTCCACCACATGAATGCAGCTATAAGGTACGGGGTGTAGATTGCTATCAGTGGGACAAACGAAAACTTGTCCCACCAGCCTGGTCTTCGAATAGTCAAGTAGATTGCGAAAAGATACCCGGCTGCCACAGCTAGAAATGTCGCGACTGTGCTGTTCCAGACAGTAAAGAAAGTAGACTCCAGATAGAGGCTTCCAGGAGTGAAGAAAGTCTGGAATCCCTTGAGTGTTGGTTGCTGGACTCCAGAGAATGATATTATTCCGAAAGCCCCAAGGATGACTATTCCCAGGGGTATTACTAGCATAACTAATAGGTAGAGGTATATCGGCAAGAGATATATTAGTGGAGCTGAATTCTGAGAAGACATTACCATCCCCGGCAAAAAAAGAAATTATTTTTATAACAAGTAATTTATTTCTTAGCCACCTCGTCTACCCACTTTTGCATCATGTAGTTCATGTATTCTGCATGTCTGAAGTAGAACGGTCCGTAGAAGAACCACTTCTCGAAGCTTCCGTAAGGAATATTGACCGGCCAAGCAGGGTTCGCTTTAACGTCAGCGGGTACAAGGTTCCAAGCATTAGGTACAACGGGGAATGTGCCCTCGTTGGCAGCTATGTATGCTTGAGTCTCGTCTTCGATGAGATAGTTTATGAAGAGTAAGGCTGCGGCCTTGTGTGGAGCGTTGAAGGCTACTATAACTCCGTCCCAAGGTTCAGGCATGCCTGGGTCAGGTATGTACATCCCGACCCACTCTGGCTTAAGTCTTCCCTCATTAATCTCGGCAAGGACTGTGTCTATCCACTGAGGTTCAAGCCAGACTTCGCCAGCCTCGAATAACTGTATAGCGGCGACGTTACCTTGTGGATAATTGCCTGGCTGATACATGTATTTCTCGATCTCGTTGAGGTAGTCCCAGAAGTTCATTCCGCTCTTACCGGGGCTGTACATGATATCGTGAGCTCTCTGCTCACTGTATCCTGCAAAGGCAAACTTATCGTACCCGTACTGACTGTAGAGAAGTGCCATGAGGAATGTATGTCCGCTACCGCCCTTGTTTGGATCACAATAAGTAAACTTTCCGGGATGGTTTTTGACCCAGTCAAGAAGCTGGTCCAGGCTCTTCGGGACATCGGCGTTCGGCCACTGACCTAGAATGTCCTTCCTGTATAGCATGACGACCTGCCACCATACGATGGGGATGTATCTCCCGTCCGTGGGGTACATGTCTGTGCCAAACATGTTAGCTAGGAGCGGGACCTTCTTTGCATTCGGGATTATCTCCCTCAGGTTTACGTCCCAGACTACACCGTTCTCCTTTGCCATTTTGAACGGGAGAGACCACAGGAATACAACATCGTATTGTCCCACAGTCTTGCCTGCTTGTTTGTCGGCGATAAGTGATTGAACCGTGCTATACCAGTCTCCCAGGACAACCTGGCACTGTATTCCATACTTGGCTTGGAAGTTCTGACACACATGGTTGAAGACGTCTTGTTCATGAGTTCCTCCGAATATTGCGAAAACAACTTTCCCTTCCTGTTTAGCTAGGGACTCTATCTGGGACCAGTTATACACGTATACTGTTCTCTCATTTAGTGGGAGGTTATATGTGACAGAGCCTTGGGGAGTAGTAACAGAAGGCTTGGGGGTTACTAGTAGAGCCAAGGCATAGCCTAGAATGAGGAAAATTACTGCTATGGCTGCCAGTGTTATATAATTCTTGGGCTGTTGTCCTGCCACGAGAAATATTTTCAAATCGTATCTTATAAGTTTTTCGTTATTCAATATTATATAAAAAGAAATAAATGAAAAACATTGAATTTATTGACTAATTAATCAGTATTGACAATATATATAATATAAAAGGCTTTCACTATATAGGAAACACTCATTATTCCCAGCTTCACTTTTCTTTTATTTGATCAAGAGATGAACCGTAAATAATAAAATTGGTTAGGCTAGGTTAAGTTGTGCCACTTATCGAGGTAGACAATCTCACCTTTAAGTACCTGGGTAGCCAGAGGTTTGCCTTGGAGAAGGTTAGCCTTTCAATCGATGAAGGAGAGATCCTTCTCCTTGTCGGCCCGAGTGGATGCGGGAAGTCTACGCTTATAAGGGCTATAAATGGGTTAATACCTCACAGATATTTAGGGGAATACACTGGTAGAGTCCGTGTCGCTGGCCTTGACGTAGCTGAATCAACGCCCCAGATCCTTGCTAAGACTGTTGGGACGGTTATGCAGGAGGTGAGCAGGCAGCTTGTGGCGCAGACCGTGGAGGACGACGTTGCGTTTGGACCCGCGAACCTGTGTCTCCCTAGAGAGGAGGTCGCAAGGAGAGTGGAGGCTAGCCTGAAAGCTGTTGGGGCTCTCCACCTAGCCGGGAGGGATATAAATGCGCTGAGCGGTGGGGAGAAACAGAGGGTTGTATTTGCAGGGATTCTGGCGATGGATCCTGAGATTATCCTTCTCGACGAGCCCCTGGCGAATCTTGACAGTGATGGGGTTAGCCTTGTACTTGGCCAGATTGCGGAGTTTAGGCGTAGAGGGAAGACAGTGATAATAGCTGAACATAGAACGGAGGAGGTCGTCGAGGGCGTCGATATAGATAGGATTATCGTCATGGAGAACGGGAGGATTGTAAAGGAACTGGATTCCCCTGAGGGACTCATCGAGTTTAAGGATAAGGTTCGCGTGCCCTCTGGTTACCTTTATCCGAGAAAGTTTGAAGTTTCAACGGGTTTTCAAGTTTTAGATGAGGGAGAAGTAAGCCTCGGAAAGGAAGTTATTGTGTTTGAGGACGTCTACTTCAGCTATGATGGTCTTCGATACGCCCTCGAGGCAATTAATTTGAAGATCCGTGAGGGTGAGCGGGTAGCTCTTCTCGGTAACAATGGGGCTGGGAAATCGACTTTAGCCAAGCACATTCTCGGTTTGCTGAAACCCTCGAGAGGTAGAGTTCTTATAGATGGAGAGGATACGAGACAAAAGGAACCCTATGAGCTGGCAGGGAAGATAGGGCTGGTCGTCCAAGACCCCTACTCAATGCTTTTCGCTCGAACCGTCAAAGAGGAGCTGGCTTTCGGTCCAAGAAACCTGGGTGTAACTAGAGAAGAAATTGAGGAGCGGGTATCAGAGGTTTCAAGGGCCTGTGGTATCCAGCACCTGTTAAACGCATCGCCTTTCGCGTCGAGCTATGGGGAAAAGAAGCGTATATGTGTAGGGGCGGTTCTAACAATGTACCCCCGCGTCCTTATCCTGGATGAGCCCACGGCTGGACAAGACTACGCGAATTATATGAGGTTTCTCGACTTCGTGACGGGTTTAGAGAAGGTTAAAACGCTTGTTCTGATAACCCATGACGTGGACATTGCACTCGAGTACACTAGTAGGACGGTCGTCCTTTCCAGGGGGAGGGTAATCGCTGACGGGCCTACAGTTGAGATTCTAGCAGATGAGAAGGTGTTGAAGGAGGGGAGCCTCCGTGAAACCCAGCTTATAAGGTTGGGCCGTGAGCTCTCGGGTGGTAGGCGCGTCTATCGGAAGAAGGACTTAGAAAGGATGTTGCAAAACGCTTAAAATGAATAATATAAATTAATTAGATTGTGACGGCGAAAACGCAACGGGGCGGTATTAGCACTGTCACGATTGTCGCTATGGCTGTCGGGACAGCTCTCTACGCAGCCCTTAACGTCTTCTTCAATATGCTCCAGCTTCCCGGTACACAACTTGTAGCGCTCCGGCCGAGCGTGGCAATTCCCATGTTTTTCGGCTACGTCTTTGGCCCATTGGTGGGGTTTGTTTCAGGCTTTCTGGGAAATATTATCAGCGATGCAATATCATGGGGAGGCTTCTGGTGGAACTGGGACGTTGGCAACGGGTTACTAGGCCTTATACCAGGCCTCATAGTCTATATACTACCCGAGGATAAAAGAAGTACCCGTCTAGGCTTGGTTTGGAGTGCTGTCCTAGCCGTAATCGGCTCGATCATCGGGATGGGCTTCGCGTCATTCACCGACTACATATTTGGGTACGGTATCTCCACTATAGAAGAAGCAATCTACGCCTTATTCCTACCCGCCGCTGTAACAGACGCGTTAAACGGAGCAATACTGACCCCAATTTTGGTAGCCGCTTACTATCAGGCCGCGCGGGGCAGGGCTAGAAGGGCTTAACTGGTATGAGTGAAAACATCGTCCGGTATATTGAGGGAGACAGTGTCGTACACAGGCTTGACCCAAGGGCTAAAATAATTTTTGTTTTTCTATTTATCGCCTCAACACTGGTCGCCTCTAATCTCTTCGAAGTCTTGTTATTGCTTCTACTATCTATTGGTTTCTACTCTCTTGCTCGCCTACCCCTGAGGAAGACGCTACCCACGTGGAAATTCATTTTCCTCATAGTTGTATTTCTGTCCTTTCTCAACCTCTTTGTGCTTACACTGTTGTATCCAAAGGAGGGACACACCCTACTCCAAGCCGGCCCTATTAAGGTTACCTATGAGAACCTGATAAGCTCAATAACCCCTGTAGTCAGGCTCCTCTCCATAGCCTCCGTAACCTTAACCCTCATTTTCACAACACCCCCAAACCTCTACGCACCAGCCCTTGGGCAAATGGGCCTACCCTACAAAGCCGCCTACGTAGTGGAGCTTAGCTTCCGTTACATTCCAGAGATGATAGGCGAACTGAGAAAGACTTTGGAGGCCCAGATGGCTAGAGGCTATAGGCCGAGCGGGGGGAATAACCCCCTTGGAAGAGTACTTCGCGTGATACCACTTATATTGCCCGTCACACTCAGCGCTGCTCTAAACGTCTACGATATAGCCGACGCCATGGAGCTAAGAGGGTTTGGCGCATCAGGGTGCCACACGTGGTATCGTCAACTCAGGATGAGGAGGAGGGATTACCTGCTCATAGCTATAGGTTCTCTAGTCTTCGTTTCTATGCTTCTCACAAGAACAGTATTTTCCCGCTAGTTCGGGCAAAATTTTTTATTTTAAGAAATCTTTGAGAGGCAATGGTTCAACTACCACGGGAGTTCATCGAATGGAACTATTTCGCTAGGCGTGCACTGATTTCTCAAATCCTGGAAGGAGCGTCGATTGACCACTACAGGCTCCAGTTGGAGTTCACGAGGCATAATCCCGTATTGTGTACCGCTGCACTCCAGGACAACGGGACTATAGAGGTAAACGGGAAGGTAATAGGTGTCGGGTATGTCCTAAAGAAGGAGTTCCTGGCTGAGGCCTCTAGAAAGTTTGAGGAACACATCAAAGTAGCAGATGAAGCCTTAGCCGCTCACCCGGAGCGAGAAAAAGAAATACTTGAAGAATACTCAAGGCGTGGCATAAAGCTTCTCCTAGACTACATATACCTCCCTAGGGGGATGGCCGAGGAAAGAGTTGACTTTGAAAAGATGGCAAGCCTTGAGCTAGCCCTGAGAATACCCCATTCTTCAAAACACACATGGAGAATAGTCCAGAGATCGAGAAAGGCATGCCTGGTTTTCTACCAGCCCCCCGCCATAAGCTTCGAGGTGAGATGCAGTATAAGCATACATCTCGACGATGATTATCATCGATTTGTAAACTTGGTTCATGACGCTTTCCACTATACTCCCCCAGAGGCAAGAGAGAACAGGCCAACCTACATCTTCCACGTTGAGGAGGTGTTCAACAACAGTCCCTCGAGAGCCGGCTTCGGCAAAAAATTAACATAAGACTCCTCATCACCCTTTTCTCTAGTCAGTTGCTAGCCGGTCCCGTTTAGCCAGTCTACGTTCAAACTCTAGTAAATTTTCATTCTTTAAGTGTTTTCGGCTCATTGTTAGAGCGTTGTTCCTTCTCTGAGTCAGTATGGCTTTACTTTATAATTTTTCCAGTGTCATAGTCCGTGAATATTCCTAACCTAAGAGCAGCATCACTAAAATCCTTACTCCTTATCACCTCAATAAACATTTTGACTGGATGCGAATTGACGTGGCTTCCAAGTGTTATAAAATCGAATCTTTCCCTTGAAATAGGTATAAAGTCTAAACCCAGACTCTTAGCTGTCCACAGAGGGCCTATCGTTACATCAGCCTTACCGTTTAATACCCTCAGGGCTGCCTCGCGATGCGATACGTAGCTAGAGTCGTAGCCTTTGATCCTGCTATGTATGGCGTGGAGAGGTATTCCGTATTCTCGGGAAAGTTTCTTGAACAAGTAGTTCAGGAGTATGTGGGTGCCGCTGCCCTTGTTCCTATTTGCTAGCACCACATCTCTTCTCAGAAGGTCTTCGGGGGAGAAAATGTTTTTAGGGTTGCCTGGAGCCACAATAAATCCTATTTCACGCCAGTAGCCTCTGATAAGCACGAGATCCTTGCCATTGTTTTTCTTGATCAAGTGCAAGTTGTATTCACCCGTCTCCGGATCTATTACATGTACCCCCGCCAGGTGCGAGTATCCTTTTAAGAGTAGTTCAAGGCCCATCTGCGATCCAACTCTTAGGTACTCCGCAGATAAACCCTTCTCAGCAAGAAGTCGGCCGGCTAGTTCTATTCCAGGGCAGTCGCTCCCATAAATGATTAAGTCCGGCTTAAGCTGAACATTTTTCAGGGTTTTCTCGAGCATGCTGGCAACAACCCTGTACCTCTCCATCAGGGCTTCCGCTGCAAATGTAAGCTCAAACCCTCCACCCCTGACACCGCCTCTCTTCTTGTCCGCTAATCGGACTCCGAGTAGCTGCTCGATCTTCTTCAGCCTCAACCATAAAGTCTTATAGTCGACGCCAAGCTTTTTGGAGGCTTCCTTTAGAGAGCCCGTATCTGCAAGTGTCTCGAGCAAATGAATATCCTCTTCCGAGACAACCCTCTCGTCGAAAACTAACCGTATGCTAATGACCGGTTTTAACTGGGACAAAAGCTTTAGGGTTTTCTCGAGGTCTCTCTCCTCCAAGCGGAATCATGGAATTAACGAGGACATGGATATATCTTTGCTTTGCCCGAATAACTTAGATCCACTTAAGTATTTCTTCTTCTCTAAACTCGCCATCGTATACAGCTTTAATCTTCCCTGACACCATAACCAAGAGCCTGTCGGCCAGAGTTTTTGCCTCGGTTACACTGTGGGAAACAATAATGGCATGGGCCTTTGTCTCGTATACAAACCGCTTTATGAACTCTCGGACAAACTCTGCGTTCTGGGGTGCTAGGTGTGCTGTAGGCTCGTCCAGCAAGAGGATTTCAGGCTGGGTGGCAAATGCCCTTGCGAGAGCCAAAAGTTGCTTCTCGCCGCCAGACAGGTTCTGGGCGTTCTTCCTCGAAAAGCCTGCAAGTCGGAAACGAGCCAGCCACTCCTCCGCTAAAGACTTAGCCCTTGAGGGCTCCACCCCTCTAAACCTCAGTGGTAGATAGACGTTCCTGAAAACACTAGCAGTTAGCACTGGGGGCTTCTGGGGGACAAAAGAGATTTTCCTCTGGAATTCGGGTTTCTCTTTTTCACCGAGCGTGTTCACCTTTACCCCGTTGTATTCTATCTCCCCGGCGTCCGGAGGTATTAACAGTGCCAGCATCTTCAGGAGGGTTGTCTTTCCAGCACCGTTTGGACCCATGATAACGGTAATTTTCCCTTCTGGGCTCTCTAAACTTACGTTGTCTACTACCTTGTCGTCTCCAAACCTTTTCGTGAGGTTCTGGGCCCTAAGCACCCTTGACACCCAGCTTGAACCTGAGTATTAATAGTACCGTGTTTATGGCGAGATAGACAAGTGTCAAAACTGCGCCCAGCCATAATACCATTTCAAACTCCCCTGTATTCGTGTAGAAGACTATTGCAGTGGTTAAAACACGCGTGTAGTACCGTATATTACCTCCAACTATAATTACCGCTCCAACCTCAGACACAGCCCTCGCGAGTGCAGCCAGCACTCCTCCGAATATCCCAACTCTCGCCTCGTTGAGAGTTAAAAGGAGCTCGTAATGCTTTGGTATAGCTAAAGACCGGAAGAACTCCTTTGTCTCCTGCGGAAGCGCCTCTATAGCTGTTATCGTCAAGCCTGTTATTATAGGTAGTGTGAGGAGGAACTGCGCCAATATCATGGCCTCAGGTGTGAAGAGTATTCCTAGGAAGCCGAGAGGCCCTGACCTGGAAAGCAAAAGGTATAGTACGAGGCCCAGTAGTACGGGAGGAGTTCCCATAAATGTATTTACAAGAGTTACAATTATGTTTTTAAAACGCGTCTGGGAGACGGCAATATAAGCCCCAGTAAAAACGCCCACTAGTGTAGAGAGGAGGACAGCTATCCCCGAGACCCTCAAGGAGAGAAGAGTTATTTGTATTATCTCGGAATACTCCAAGAAGCCCACCGTTCTAAAAAAATTAACTTTTTTTAAATCCGTCGTGTCTAGCTCTTCCCTATCAGGCTCTGGTAGAAGACGACTTGTCCGCTCATCTGGTCGTACTCGTAGGGGTCGTATATTCCCAGCTTTGTTAGGTTACCAAAGCACACGTTGAAGAGTTTAGCTCCGCCCTTAACGTACGTTCCTATCAAGTTCTGGCCCTCGGGTGAGACTATGAAGGTGACAAATAGGAGAGACTCATTGTAATGGACGTGTGGGAACTTCTTGGGGTTTACTGGTATTGCTCGGTAAATGTTAAGGTACAGGGGGTCGCCCTCGTTCAGAATGACCAGGTGTATCTTGTCTTTGAAGGCAAGGTAGGTGGATCGGTCTGAGAGAGTGTACCCGTTCAGCTGGTCGGCTACCATGAGCGTCTGGGACATCCCCTGGCCCGTCTCCTTATACCAGGGCTTGCCCTTGGGGTCAACGCCGGCCATAGACCATAACTGTAGTTCTCTCAAGTGAGTGCCTGACCTGTCTCCTCTTGAGACAAAGACTGTCTTTCCGGCCTCAGCAGCGGCATAGATCTTCTTGAATGCGTCTACAGCGTTCTTAGCGCTCTTCACTCCGGCTGGATCATCTGGTGGCCCTAGAAGTACGAAGTCATTATAGGCGAAAGTTATACCATGAACGCCGTATCCCTCTGCGATGAACTGGTTTTCGAGGTCCCTATTATGAACGATTACTAGGTCTGCGTCCCCCCTCTTTGCGATCTCGATTGCTTGGCCCGTACCAACGGCGACCCATGTCACATTTATCCAGGGATATTTGGCTTCAAACCTCTGCTTAATAGCCTGTAGCAACCCTGTAGCATCCATGCTTGTAGTCGTCGAGATTCTTAGGACCACTTTTTCCTTGGGCTGCTGTGTCTGTGATGGAGTCTGCTGGGATGGAGTTGAGGGTTGTTGAGTCCCCTGACGGGGGGCTGTCCCGGGTTGTGGGTTAAGCATCGGGTATACTAGGAATGCTACGACAAGGAGGACTGCAACTACAACTATGCCATATAAGAGTTTTTTATCCATCTGTGATCGATATGAATTTTTATCCAATCAAATATAAAATTTTCTTTTTGTTATTTATTCCTCTTGTTATTTATTCGTCTTATGCCTCTTATAACGAAGTTATATCGCCCCATTGTTTACCACTCATAATCTTTGGATCTTGTACTGCCATAACTCCCAAGGTCGTACTCAAAAATGAGATAGCTCTACCTCTCCAACTACCCTCTAATGCCTGCTAAAAATGTTAAGTGTTTATTAAGATATATGCGTAGCAGATTGGGCACACCTAACCTCCTCCCCGCCCTGGAAGGGGCAAGGCTTGTCACTGTTTTGGCCACAGTCTTCCTATAGATGGAAAAGGTAGCATTTAGATTATTACAATATTATTACAATCATGCTTGTTACAATCATGACTGCAAAATTCATTTCAGAAATCTAGAGCTTGACTTTCTTGAGGACTTATCTATAAACTAGGAATTACTCTGCGTGTTTACGGCTAGCTGGACCCCCGGCTCTATCTGTCGCAGGGCTTCCTCTACTATCATTTCCAGATCAGTTTGCGTCGCACCGCTTACAAGGTAAAGGCTCGCCCTGTTGCGAGTGGGTTCTAGGAGTAGAACACCTGCTATTCTCCCCTTATAGCCTAGAAGATACTCGTAAGCATGCATCCTAACATAGACCCCTCTTCTCCTAAGCTCGTGCGCGAGTCTGAGCCTGTTCACGGCTATTGCGAGTTTACTGGACATACCCCTTACTGTCCTGTTTTTTACTGATATTACCTTTTTGGTATACAAGGCTATACTTTGAGTTATCGACACTTATATTTAGGTTCCTGAATTTCAAGCATGGAATGTCTCGATCCATCGACATAAAAATGCTTACTCTGCTTGTAGCCGTCCTAGCTCTTGCAGCCTCCAACCTAGCCCTGCTTTTTCTGTTAGACAAGTGCTCACAACATTCACACGTCACCCCATCCTCCCCCGTCTCGGGGCCTTCACCCCAGTCGACGCCCCCAGCTACCTGTCAGCCCAACACGAGTAACCCCCAGCAACCCTCCCAGGTCTCCAACGCATCCACAAGCCTAGAGATCCCAAGTAGTCCACAAGGCCCGGCTTGGAACACGACGCCTACCTATACATACTATCCTGTGCCCTACTATCTTGAAATCGAGGCTGTAGGCGGCCCCTATCCTGGAGCGCCTCCGCCCGAGATCCCTTCAGATCTCAAGGTTGAAGTTGTTTATCTCGAAGGTATAAGGTCGTCGAACATATGCCCGGTAACCATGAAGACAAAGTTAGATGAAGGTGCTGCTTATCTTAACGTCACGCTCCCCCTTCCAGGTGGTAAATGCTTCAAGGTTACACCCCTCCTCGTGAACAGGACTAAGACATCGGTTTACTACCGTTTGGCTTTGCAGGAGGATCCCGGCGGGGCATGTGGTTACTGCGTAGCCTTCACGTTGAAGGTTTCATTCCTGCCGCCAGGTCGATACACGGTGACTGTAGGCCCTGAGCTTAAATTTGAAGGGGGCCAGGGCTGAAAACGTATGGGTAGGTTTATCTAGAACTGGTTCTATATAGAACCAGTTTATGTCGGAGGAGGAGTTCGAAGTACTCTTCGAGATATTAAGGTCCCCTCATATAAGCGTTAACAAACTCTACCAGAGGATGAAGGGGCGTATCTCAAAGGCTAGACTCATCAAGATTCTCAGAAACCTGAA of Thermofilum uzonense contains these proteins:
- a CDS encoding ABC transporter ATP-binding protein, whose protein sequence is MVRIELKDIYKGYYGGKVVAAEIEYLEIKDKEFFGLLGPSGSGKTTTLRIIAGLTQPDRGMVLIDGEDITQLPPEKRGLGMVFQSWALFPHLTAFENIAFGLRLRKIPEDEIKRRVQWAAELLQIQDLLNRYPYQMSGGQQQRVAVARAIVVQPRALLFDEPLSNLDAKLREQVRFELRKLQRELGITSVYVTHDQAEALVMCDRIAVMNKGRIEQIGSPEEIYGSPATRFVAEFMGITTLIPGNVLEIVNRDKSLVRVALEEGNIELLARTNLEKVTKDSKVFLAVRPEAVRLAHPTETSNVIDVKIQTGSYLGDHYEYIISLSGYLIRLRTPVNVRLDSGSSVKIKLEEETLFAVPR
- a CDS encoding ABC transporter permease, translated to MDRQRAWDIIILTFLLFFYIAPVFMAVLYALAEQWYFGTDLFPSRIGLNWILKMINDPYVQGALINSYILAPLTALSTVALCILPAYYLAMNRDRFAILTETIVNLTMALPAIVVGTGLLFLYTWLGLRNNLIALIPAHMFFAIPFSLRSITASFMQVPKDLGEVARVFGATRLQVITKVYLPITWRGLLSAFIFSMAISLNEFVMTLLLGAPSIKTLTIIVYELIRGYAISPPRAAAVSLFILFPSLIGGFISEKYFRVSVSLGGAGGR
- a CDS encoding ABC transporter permease, with translation MSSQNSAPLIYLLPIYLYLLVMLVIPLGIVILGAFGIISFSGVQQPTLKGFQTFFTPGSLYLESTFFTVWNSTVATFLAVAAGYLFAIYLTIRRPGWWDKFSFVPLIAIYTPYLIAAFMWWTLLWPKGYLAIGINWLLQKLGLIREPLYLVNDPYGIGIILGKVWYTFTLTFLLTYGPLQLINPEIVEAARILGAPMRTVITKIYFPLSKYALLASSSIVFLDNLTGVSTPLVLGASWPQYLSVVILNDVTLFFNYLMAFTSGFVYIILSLLAGYFFFRYTTKAIVYQVR
- a CDS encoding ABC transporter substrate-binding protein; amino-acid sequence: MAGQQPKNYITLAAIAVIFLILGYALALLVTPKPSVTTPQGSVTYNLPLNERTVYVYNWSQIESLAKQEGKVVFAIFGGTHEQDVFNHVCQNFQAKYGIQCQVVLGDWYSTVQSLIADKQAGKTVGQYDVVFLWSLPFKMAKENGVVWDVNLREIIPNAKKVPLLANMFGTDMYPTDGRYIPIVWWQVVMLYRKDILGQWPNADVPKSLDQLLDWVKNHPGKFTYCDPNKGGSGHTFLMALLYSQYGYDKFAFAGYSEQRAHDIMYSPGKSGMNFWDYLNEIEKYMYQPGNYPQGNVAAIQLFEAGEVWLEPQWIDTVLAEINEGRLKPEWVGMYIPDPGMPEPWDGVIVAFNAPHKAAALLFINYLIEDETQAYIAANEGTFPVVPNAWNLVPADVKANPAWPVNIPYGSFEKWFFYGPFYFRHAEYMNYMMQKWVDEVAKK
- a CDS encoding ABC transporter ATP-binding protein, producing the protein MPLIEVDNLTFKYLGSQRFALEKVSLSIDEGEILLLVGPSGCGKSTLIRAINGLIPHRYLGEYTGRVRVAGLDVAESTPQILAKTVGTVMQEVSRQLVAQTVEDDVAFGPANLCLPREEVARRVEASLKAVGALHLAGRDINALSGGEKQRVVFAGILAMDPEIILLDEPLANLDSDGVSLVLGQIAEFRRRGKTVIIAEHRTEEVVEGVDIDRIIVMENGRIVKELDSPEGLIEFKDKVRVPSGYLYPRKFEVSTGFQVLDEGEVSLGKEVIVFEDVYFSYDGLRYALEAINLKIREGERVALLGNNGAGKSTLAKHILGLLKPSRGRVLIDGEDTRQKEPYELAGKIGLVVQDPYSMLFARTVKEELAFGPRNLGVTREEIEERVSEVSRACGIQHLLNASPFASSYGEKKRICVGAVLTMYPRVLILDEPTAGQDYANYMRFLDFVTGLEKVKTLVLITHDVDIALEYTSRTVVLSRGRVIADGPTVEILADEKVLKEGSLRETQLIRLGRELSGGRRVYRKKDLERMLQNA
- a CDS encoding ECF transporter S component, with protein sequence MTAKTQRGGISTVTIVAMAVGTALYAALNVFFNMLQLPGTQLVALRPSVAIPMFFGYVFGPLVGFVSGFLGNIISDAISWGGFWWNWDVGNGLLGLIPGLIVYILPEDKRSTRLGLVWSAVLAVIGSIIGMGFASFTDYIFGYGISTIEEAIYALFLPAAVTDALNGAILTPILVAAYYQAARGRARRA